A genome region from Arachidicoccus soli includes the following:
- a CDS encoding DUF1634 domain-containing protein: MSQFHKIKDKDISQIIGYILRYGVYLSLSIALVGGIVYLYRHGNEINLFQHKAFVEKDENIAELLRNTFKGIVQGHGFYIIELGILLLIATPLSRVIFSLFAFKLEGDNLYVLITFIVLLIIIISIITGFGG; encoded by the coding sequence ATGAGTCAATTCCATAAAATTAAAGACAAAGATATTTCGCAAATTATCGGTTATATTTTGCGATACGGCGTTTACCTGTCCTTGAGTATTGCACTTGTAGGAGGCATAGTTTATTTGTATAGACATGGCAACGAAATTAATTTGTTTCAACATAAGGCTTTTGTTGAAAAAGATGAGAATATAGCAGAATTACTCAGAAACACCTTTAAAGGAATTGTACAGGGTCATGGTTTTTATATTATTGAACTGGGCATTTTATTACTGATTGCGACACCACTTTCGCGGGTGATATTTTCTTTATTTGCTTTTAAATTAGAGGGTGATAATTTATATGTGCTGATAACATTTATCGTATTACTTATCATTATTATAAGTATTATTACCGGTTTTGGTGGGTAA